In Bradyrhizobium lablabi, one DNA window encodes the following:
- a CDS encoding type II and III secretion system protein family protein, with protein sequence MECRGNQPTMRAFLVRALSFSAVVALTLNPALTPVVASDYRAAAPLAAPAGQMNARSLALGVGKSTVIDLPRDIKDVLVADPKIANAVVRSAQRAYIIGAAVGQTNIVFFDAAGEQIAAYDIAVTRDLNGIRAALKATLPNSDIFIEGLGDGVILTGSAASPIEAQQAGELAARLVGGADKVVNSVTVRGRDQVMLKVTVAEVRRDIIKQMGIDLSANLNYGTAVVKFNNANPFTANGAPLVTNNALTTSFGGAPSVQATLRAMESAGVVRTLAEPNLTAISGESATFISGGEFPIPTGVTCQTTTSGAIGQCVQTVTYKKFGISLNFTPVVLTEGRISLRVMTEVSEVSTENSLTGGAGGTTIPSVKTRRAETTLEIPSGGAMAMAGLIQDQTKQAINGLPGMAQLPILGSLFRSRDYINSQTELVVLVTPFVVRAVAQKDLSRPDDGFAASSDPQADLLGSVNRIYGVPGRVEPARNYHGTYGFITD encoded by the coding sequence ATGGAATGCAGGGGAAATCAACCGACGATGCGGGCCTTTTTGGTCCGCGCCCTGTCGTTTTCGGCCGTCGTCGCGCTGACCCTCAATCCGGCCCTGACGCCGGTGGTGGCGAGCGACTATCGCGCTGCGGCGCCGCTTGCCGCGCCCGCCGGACAGATGAACGCGCGCTCGCTGGCGCTCGGCGTCGGCAAATCGACGGTGATCGATTTACCGCGTGACATCAAGGATGTGCTGGTCGCCGACCCGAAGATTGCCAACGCCGTGGTCCGCTCGGCGCAACGCGCCTATATCATCGGCGCCGCGGTCGGCCAGACCAACATCGTGTTCTTCGATGCCGCGGGCGAGCAAATCGCTGCCTACGATATTGCCGTCACAAGAGACCTCAACGGCATACGCGCCGCGCTCAAGGCGACGCTGCCCAATTCCGACATTTTTATCGAAGGCCTCGGCGACGGCGTGATCCTGACCGGCTCGGCGGCGTCCCCGATCGAGGCGCAGCAGGCGGGCGAACTGGCGGCGCGGCTGGTGGGCGGCGCCGACAAGGTGGTCAACTCAGTCACGGTCCGGGGCCGCGACCAGGTGATGCTGAAGGTCACCGTCGCGGAAGTGCGGCGCGACATCATCAAGCAGATGGGCATCGACCTCAGTGCCAACCTGAATTACGGCACCGCGGTCGTGAAATTCAACAATGCCAACCCGTTCACCGCAAACGGTGCGCCGCTTGTCACCAACAACGCTCTGACGACGTCGTTCGGCGGCGCTCCATCGGTGCAGGCCACACTGCGCGCGATGGAAAGCGCCGGCGTGGTACGGACGCTGGCCGAACCCAACCTGACCGCAATCTCCGGCGAGTCCGCGACCTTTATATCCGGCGGCGAATTTCCGATTCCGACCGGCGTGACCTGCCAAACGACGACGTCGGGCGCGATCGGACAATGCGTCCAGACCGTCACCTACAAGAAATTCGGCATCTCGCTCAACTTCACGCCGGTGGTGCTGACCGAGGGGCGGATCAGCCTGCGGGTGATGACCGAAGTGTCGGAAGTCTCGACCGAGAACTCTTTGACTGGCGGCGCCGGTGGAACGACGATTCCCTCGGTCAAGACCCGCCGTGCCGAGACCACCCTGGAGATTCCATCGGGCGGCGCGATGGCGATGGCCGGTCTGATCCAGGATCAGACCAAGCAGGCAATCAACGGATTGCCCGGGATGGCGCAATTGCCGATCCTCGGATCGCTGTTCCGCAGCCGGGATTACATCAACAGCCAGACCGAGCTGGTGGTGCTGGTGACGCCTTTCGTGGTGCGCGCCGTTGCCCAGAAGGATCTGTCGCGTCCCGATGACGGGTTTGCGGCGTCATCGGATCCGCAAGCCGATCTGTTGGGCAGCGTCAACCGCATCTATGGCGTTCCGGGCCGCGTCGAGCCGGCACGGAATTATCACGGCACCTATGGCTTTATCACCGACTGA
- a CDS encoding sterol desaturase family protein, producing the protein MSSLPLEVVHLLGETIAKVVPITIVLALVFSVLTHFWACNAGTPWWRKRELVTDICYWFFVPVFARVLRIGLLVFSAGLIFKIHDADELVAFYDNGHGPLAMMPLWLQAIVFLVASDFMLYWLHRMFHGSSFWKYHAIHHSSEDLDWISAARFHPVNLFLGTIMVDVILLTAGISPNIMLWVGPFTTFHSAFVHANLSWTLGPFKYVLATPVFHRWHHTSLEEGGNTNFAGTFPVWDILFGTFRMPENSLPDNYGVDDPAIPTEIGGQLAYPFRH; encoded by the coding sequence ATGTCCAGTTTGCCCTTGGAAGTCGTCCATCTGCTGGGAGAGACGATCGCCAAAGTGGTGCCGATCACGATCGTGCTGGCGCTGGTGTTCTCCGTGCTGACCCATTTCTGGGCCTGCAATGCCGGCACTCCGTGGTGGCGCAAGCGCGAGCTCGTGACCGACATTTGTTACTGGTTCTTCGTTCCGGTGTTCGCGCGCGTGCTGCGGATCGGGCTGTTGGTGTTCAGCGCCGGCCTCATTTTCAAGATTCACGACGCCGACGAACTGGTCGCGTTCTACGACAACGGTCACGGCCCGCTCGCCATGATGCCGCTGTGGCTGCAGGCCATCGTGTTCCTGGTTGCGTCGGATTTCATGCTGTACTGGCTGCACCGGATGTTTCACGGCAGCAGTTTCTGGAAATATCACGCGATCCATCATTCCTCGGAGGATCTCGACTGGATTTCGGCGGCGCGTTTCCATCCGGTGAACCTGTTCCTCGGAACCATCATGGTCGACGTCATCCTGTTGACCGCCGGCATCTCGCCCAACATCATGCTGTGGGTCGGGCCGTTCACGACCTTCCACTCGGCCTTCGTCCACGCCAATCTGAGCTGGACGCTCGGCCCGTTCAAATATGTGCTGGCGACGCCGGTGTTCCACCGCTGGCATCACACCTCACTGGAAGAGGGCGGCAACACCAACTTCGCCGGGACCTTTCCGGTCTGGGATATCCTGTTCGGCACCTTCCGGATGCCGGAGAACAGCCTGCCGGACAATTACGGCGTCGACGATCCGGCGATCCCCACCGAGATCGGCGGGCAATTGGCCTATCCGTTCCGCCACTAG
- a CDS encoding acyltransferase family protein: protein MTERNQSLDVLRGMAILLVLLGHCAWFTTSIVAGLGSFASNHGEMGVQLFFIVSGYTMMLTYGARDDLAAARSFYIRRIFRIVPLFWLAILFYLLVTKGEGLIKLWAPDGISARDILLTLFFLHWSSVTAFNSVVPGGWSIAVEMQFYLLFPLIIYILRRRNGPIFFYVSVALISVVGQFAAQRYLIPQMAASLPANQAYLANAFFYCWLPRQLICFGLGILLYQCIEQKNPPALGILLLIGACLCWSWEDSRGAQIFVLFVISFAILALNVAVSFMALLGRHSYAIYLTHFACAAAIIRLISVDLIPMFVLVTGASLGVSYYVIEPLFERHFNRLGHALAARALRPKAVASAA, encoded by the coding sequence ATGACCGAACGCAATCAATCGCTGGACGTGTTGCGTGGCATGGCCATCCTATTGGTCCTGCTCGGGCATTGCGCCTGGTTCACGACGAGCATCGTCGCGGGCCTGGGTTCATTTGCATCGAACCATGGCGAGATGGGCGTTCAGCTATTTTTCATCGTCAGTGGCTATACGATGATGCTGACATACGGAGCCAGGGACGATCTCGCCGCGGCCCGCTCGTTCTATATTCGTCGCATCTTCAGGATCGTTCCGCTGTTTTGGCTGGCCATCCTTTTCTACCTCCTGGTGACGAAAGGCGAGGGCCTTATTAAGCTCTGGGCCCCCGACGGCATCAGTGCGCGCGACATCCTGCTGACGTTGTTTTTCCTGCATTGGTCGAGCGTCACCGCATTTAATTCGGTGGTTCCGGGCGGCTGGAGCATCGCCGTGGAAATGCAGTTTTACCTGCTGTTTCCGCTGATCATCTATATCCTCAGGCGGCGCAACGGCCCGATTTTCTTTTACGTTTCGGTCGCCCTGATCAGCGTTGTCGGGCAATTCGCGGCGCAAAGATATTTGATACCGCAGATGGCCGCCTCGCTGCCGGCGAACCAGGCGTATCTTGCTAACGCGTTCTTCTATTGCTGGCTGCCGCGGCAATTGATCTGCTTCGGACTAGGCATCTTGCTCTACCAGTGCATCGAGCAAAAAAATCCGCCGGCACTGGGTATCCTGTTGCTGATTGGAGCGTGTCTGTGCTGGTCATGGGAAGATTCGCGGGGAGCTCAAATCTTCGTTTTGTTTGTCATTTCGTTCGCGATTTTGGCATTGAACGTCGCGGTGTCGTTTATGGCGCTTCTGGGGAGACATTCCTACGCCATTTACCTCACGCACTTCGCCTGCGCGGCGGCGATCATCAGGCTGATTTCGGTCGATCTGATCCCGATGTTCGTGCTGGTCACCGGCGCCTCGCTGGGGGTCAGCTATTACGTGATCGAACCCTTGTTCGAGCGTCATTTCAACCGGCTTGGCCACGCCCTTGCCGCGCGCGCCCTCCGGCCAAAAGCCGTCGCAAGTGCGGCCTGA
- a CDS encoding AAA family ATPase yields the protein MISYARQTPEAQPDDAATPADDHIAPAPRVSVQAFCETVETAAAVQSAGEDRRLGKAHLKIQMGGMAAAIEAYRTAPTPNVIILETEGRGDILAGLDQLATVCDSGTRVVVIGRINDVTLYRELVRRGVSDYVLTPVNALDVVRSICGLFSAPEAKAVGRIIAIVGAKGGVGASTIAHNVAWAIARDLALDSVVADLDLAFGTAGLDYNQDPSQGIADAVFSPDRVDTAFVDRLLSKCTDHLSLLAAPATLDRVYDFGVEAFDSIFDTLRTTMPCIVLDVPHQWSGWTKRALVGADDILIVAAPDLANLRNTKNIFDLLKASRPNDRMPLYCLNQVGVPKRPEINASEFAKAIESQPIASIPFDPQMFGSAANNGQMIAEINAAHRTTEMFLQIAQRLTGRGETKKPRGSFLSPLIQKLRAKK from the coding sequence ATGATCAGCTACGCCCGTCAAACCCCCGAAGCGCAGCCAGACGACGCGGCGACGCCGGCAGACGATCACATCGCGCCGGCACCGCGCGTGTCGGTGCAGGCGTTTTGCGAAACGGTGGAAACCGCGGCCGCCGTGCAGTCGGCGGGCGAAGACCGCCGCCTCGGCAAGGCCCACCTCAAGATTCAGATGGGCGGCATGGCCGCCGCCATCGAGGCCTATCGCACGGCGCCGACCCCGAACGTGATCATCCTGGAGACCGAAGGCCGCGGCGACATCCTCGCCGGCCTCGATCAACTGGCGACCGTGTGCGACTCCGGAACCCGGGTCGTGGTGATCGGCCGCATCAACGACGTCACGCTGTATCGCGAACTGGTGCGCCGCGGCGTCAGCGATTACGTGCTCACGCCGGTAAATGCGCTCGACGTGGTGCGATCGATTTGCGGATTGTTCTCGGCGCCGGAGGCCAAGGCGGTCGGCCGCATCATCGCCATCGTCGGGGCAAAGGGCGGCGTCGGCGCCTCCACCATCGCCCACAACGTCGCCTGGGCGATCGCGCGCGACCTCGCGCTGGATTCGGTGGTCGCCGATCTCGACCTCGCGTTCGGCACCGCCGGTCTCGACTACAATCAGGATCCCTCGCAAGGGATCGCGGATGCGGTTTTCTCGCCCGATCGGGTCGATACCGCGTTCGTCGACCGCCTGCTGTCGAAATGCACCGATCATCTCAGCCTGCTGGCGGCGCCCGCGACGCTTGATCGGGTCTACGATTTCGGCGTCGAAGCCTTCGATTCGATCTTCGACACGCTTCGCACCACGATGCCCTGCATCGTGCTCGATGTTCCCCATCAATGGTCGGGCTGGACCAAGCGGGCGCTGGTGGGCGCGGACGATATCCTGATCGTCGCAGCGCCCGATCTCGCCAACCTGCGCAACACCAAGAACATATTCGACCTCTTGAAGGCGTCGCGGCCCAACGACCGGATGCCGCTCTATTGCCTCAATCAGGTCGGCGTGCCGAAGCGGCCGGAAATCAACGCCAGCGAATTCGCCAAGGCAATCGAGAGCCAGCCGATCGCATCGATCCCGTTCGATCCGCAAATGTTCGGCTCGGCCGCCAACAACGGCCAGATGATCGCGGAAATCAACGCCGCGCATCGCACCACCGAAATGTTCCTGCAGATCGCGCAGCGGCTGACAGGCCGCGGCGAAACCAAAAAGCCGCGGGGTTCGTTCCTGTCACCCCTGATCCAGAAGTTGCGGGCAAAGAAGTAA
- a CDS encoding type II secretion system F family protein — translation MNTQTLALSFLAATTIGGLAWVFVYPLLSGEKQAESRRASIGKPEPAARQAEKTQRSRREQVEGTLKDLEARRQKEKRISLNVRLMQAGLASWSTQKFMTVSGILAAAAFVLAWVAGGGILGAAGLAFGAGFGLPRWGLSYLKNRREKNFLKALPDAVDVVVRGIKAGLPLFDSIKVVAADAPEPLKSEFNAIIETQAIGMPLGDACARLFERMPVPEANFFGIVIAIQQKSGGNLSEALGNLSKVLRDRKKMAEKIQAMSMEAKASASIIGSLPPIVMLLVYMSTPDYIALLWTHPTGQLMLVACVTWMSIGILVMKKMINFDF, via the coding sequence ATGAACACGCAAACACTCGCATTATCCTTTCTCGCGGCCACCACGATCGGCGGCCTGGCCTGGGTCTTTGTCTATCCTCTGCTGTCGGGAGAGAAACAGGCCGAGAGCCGCCGTGCGTCGATCGGGAAACCGGAGCCGGCCGCGCGCCAGGCCGAGAAGACCCAGCGTTCGCGCCGCGAGCAGGTCGAAGGAACGCTGAAGGATCTCGAAGCGCGGCGTCAGAAGGAAAAGCGGATTTCGCTGAACGTCCGCCTGATGCAAGCCGGCCTCGCCAGCTGGTCGACCCAGAAATTCATGACCGTTTCCGGCATCCTCGCTGCCGCAGCCTTTGTGCTGGCGTGGGTGGCCGGGGGCGGGATATTGGGGGCAGCCGGCCTCGCCTTCGGCGCCGGCTTCGGCCTGCCGCGCTGGGGCCTGAGCTATCTCAAGAACCGCCGGGAAAAGAACTTTCTCAAGGCGCTGCCGGATGCCGTCGACGTGGTCGTTCGCGGCATCAAGGCCGGCCTGCCGCTGTTTGACTCGATCAAGGTCGTCGCGGCCGATGCGCCGGAGCCGCTCAAGAGCGAGTTCAACGCCATCATTGAAACCCAGGCGATCGGCATGCCGCTCGGCGATGCATGCGCGCGGCTATTCGAGCGGATGCCGGTGCCGGAAGCGAACTTCTTCGGGATCGTCATCGCGATCCAGCAAAAGTCCGGCGGTAACCTGTCGGAAGCCCTGGGCAATTTGTCGAAGGTGCTGCGCGACCGCAAGAAGATGGCGGAGAAGATTCAGGCGATGTCGATGGAAGCCAAGGCGTCCGCGTCCATCATCGGCTCGCTGCCGCCGATCGTCATGCTGCTCGTCTACATGTCCACGCCCGACTACATCGCGCTGCTGTGGACGCATCCGACCGGTCAATTGATGCTGGTCGCCTGCGTGACCTGGATGTCCATCGGCATCCTGGTGATGAAGAAAATGATCAACTTCGACTTCTGA
- the cpaB gene encoding Flp pilus assembly protein CpaB, with product MKSARIIVLAIALIAGGLAAYLVSGSSDNKAPVEPVAQLPTVDVLVAKDDIALGQTVAPENLLWQTWTQSSSSGSFIRRSDRPQAATELAGSIARAPFIAGEPIREQKLVKANGSGFMAAILPTGMRAVSTEISAETGAGGFILPNDRVDVLVTKREHAPASPDGSTPPDIITSQAVLTNVRVLAIDQAPKEKDGQNAVLGKTATLELSPNDAEMLARARQEGILSLALRSIADSRPEKVVETADNKLITIYRGAATRQSFTCNPSCR from the coding sequence ATGAAATCCGCACGCATTATTGTTCTGGCCATCGCGTTGATCGCGGGCGGCCTGGCCGCCTATCTTGTCAGCGGATCCTCGGATAACAAGGCACCTGTGGAACCGGTCGCGCAATTGCCGACCGTCGACGTCCTGGTCGCCAAGGACGACATCGCCCTTGGCCAGACCGTCGCCCCCGAAAATCTGCTGTGGCAGACCTGGACCCAATCTTCGTCAAGCGGCAGCTTCATTCGCCGCAGCGACCGCCCCCAGGCGGCCACGGAACTCGCCGGGTCGATTGCCCGCGCGCCCTTTATCGCCGGCGAACCGATCCGCGAGCAGAAGCTGGTCAAGGCCAACGGATCGGGTTTCATGGCCGCGATTTTGCCCACCGGCATGCGAGCGGTCTCGACGGAAATCTCGGCGGAAACCGGCGCGGGCGGCTTTATTCTGCCCAATGATCGCGTCGATGTCCTGGTAACCAAGCGCGAACACGCGCCGGCAAGTCCCGACGGCTCCACGCCCCCCGATATCATCACGTCTCAGGCCGTACTGACCAATGTCCGTGTTCTTGCGATCGATCAGGCGCCCAAGGAGAAGGACGGTCAAAACGCGGTGCTGGGAAAAACCGCCACGTTGGAATTGTCGCCTAACGACGCAGAGATGTTGGCGAGAGCACGCCAGGAGGGCATCTTGTCACTGGCGCTGCGCAGCATCGCCGACAGTAGACCGGAAAAGGTCGTTGAGACCGCCGACAACAAGCTCATCACCATTTACCGGGGCGCCGCCACTCGCCAATCGTTCACCTGCAATCCCTCGTGCCGATGA
- a CDS encoding Flp family type IVb pilin: MKNIVSRFVKDESGATAIEYGLIAAGIAIAIITAVNGVGSKLSTNFNTISTSLK, translated from the coding sequence ATGAAGAATATCGTTTCGCGTTTTGTGAAGGACGAGTCCGGCGCAACCGCCATCGAATATGGTCTGATCGCCGCCGGTATCGCCATTGCGATCATCACCGCTGTTAACGGCGTCGGCAGCAAGCTGTCCACCAACTTCAACACGATCTCGACCTCGCTGAAGTAA
- a CDS encoding A24 family peptidase: MILDIARLALFPALMAFAAASDLFTMTIPNRVSLALAAGFLVLALLGGMAPYEILSHVGAGAAVLVAAFACFAMGWVGGGDAKVAAAAALWFGFGDLMDYLLYASLLGGGLTVLLLQFRQWPLPSPFAGQAWLMRLHAKETGIPYGIALAIGALLIYPETDWIKAVDLTHFAIR; the protein is encoded by the coding sequence ATGATCCTCGATATCGCGCGCCTCGCTTTGTTTCCGGCCCTGATGGCGTTCGCCGCCGCGAGCGACCTTTTCACCATGACGATACCGAACCGGGTATCGCTGGCGCTGGCGGCGGGGTTTTTGGTGCTGGCGCTGTTGGGCGGGATGGCCCCCTACGAGATCCTCTCGCATGTCGGCGCCGGCGCTGCGGTGCTCGTGGCGGCCTTCGCCTGCTTTGCCATGGGCTGGGTCGGCGGCGGCGATGCCAAGGTTGCGGCTGCGGCCGCGCTATGGTTCGGCTTCGGCGATCTCATGGACTATCTGCTCTATGCCTCCTTGCTTGGCGGCGGCCTGACGGTGCTGCTGCTGCAGTTCCGGCAATGGCCGCTGCCCTCCCCGTTCGCCGGGCAAGCCTGGCTGATGCGGCTGCACGCCAAGGAAACCGGAATTCCCTACGGGATCGCGCTCGCGATCGGCGCGCTGTTGATCTACCCGGAGACGGATTGGATCAAGGCGGTCGACCTCACCCACTTCGCGATCCGCTGA
- a CDS encoding CpaD family pilus assembly protein, translating to MTARIPVDHRRAFRIAGALIGLAVALGACTHTDEGVSQASIPNDYRLRHPIAIEEANRSVVIFVGHARGGLSANQRADVVGLAEVWLHEATGAITADVPVDTPNARPAADAFREVQALLASAGVPPRGIVVHHYHPTDPRQMATIRLNYPKISAIVGPCGVWPEDLGPSIKNKGYYENKPYYNFGCAYQRNMAAMIDNPSDLVQPRPETPSYTTRRTEAFEKYRKGNTTTTTYPEADRAKLSDTGK from the coding sequence ATGACAGCCAGGATACCCGTCGATCACAGGCGCGCTTTCCGCATCGCCGGAGCGCTGATCGGCCTTGCCGTCGCGCTCGGCGCCTGCACGCATACCGACGAGGGGGTGTCGCAGGCGAGCATTCCCAACGATTATCGGCTGCGTCATCCGATAGCGATCGAGGAAGCCAACCGCTCGGTCGTGATTTTCGTCGGTCACGCGCGCGGCGGTCTTTCCGCGAACCAGCGCGCCGATGTGGTGGGGCTCGCCGAAGTATGGCTGCATGAAGCGACCGGCGCGATAACAGCCGATGTGCCGGTCGACACGCCCAATGCGCGGCCGGCGGCGGATGCATTCCGCGAAGTTCAGGCGCTGCTCGCCTCCGCCGGCGTGCCGCCGCGCGGCATCGTCGTGCACCACTATCACCCGACGGATCCGCGCCAAATGGCGACGATCCGGCTGAATTATCCGAAAATTTCCGCCATCGTTGGTCCTTGCGGGGTGTGGCCGGAGGATCTCGGACCCTCGATCAAGAACAAGGGATATTACGAGAACAAGCCGTATTACAATTTCGGCTGCGCCTATCAGCGCAACATGGCGGCGATGATCGACAACCCGTCGGATCTGGTGCAGCCGCGGCCCGAAACGCCTTCCTATACGACGCGGCGCACCGAAGCTTTCGAGAAATATCGAAAGGGTAATACCACCACGACCACCTATCCCGAGGCCGATAGGGCCAAACTTAGCGATACCGGCAAATGA
- a CDS encoding CpaF family protein — MFGKRSGNEGDQRAMKPAAIAPEPASSPVAAPVAPRAAPPPAIASPPLAPARPAAPPPAMEARRSDTYYQVKATIFGALIEAIDLAQLAKLDGESAREEIRDIVNEIIAIKNIVMSIAEQEELLDDICNDVLGYGPLEPLLSRDDIADIMVNGAGTVFIEVGGKIQRTGIRFRDNQQLLNICQRIVSQVGRRVDESSPICDARLADGSRVNAIVPPLAIDGPALTIRKFKKDKLTLDQLVKFGAITPEGAEILQIIGRCRCNVLISGGTGSGKTTLLNCLTQYIDEDERVITCEDAAELQLQQPHVVRLETRPPNIEGEGQVTMRELVRNCLRMRPERIIVGEVRGPEAFDLLQAMNTGHDGSMGTLHANNPREALSRCESMITMGGFSLPSRTIREMICASIDVVVQAARLRDGSRRITHITEVMGMEGDTIITQDLFIYDLVGEDANGNIIGKHRSTGIGRPRFWDRARYYGEEKRLAAALDAAEGK; from the coding sequence GTGTTTGGTAAGCGTAGCGGAAATGAAGGTGACCAGCGGGCCATGAAGCCCGCCGCGATCGCGCCGGAACCGGCTTCCAGCCCGGTGGCGGCGCCCGTCGCTCCGCGCGCCGCCCCTCCGCCTGCCATTGCCTCGCCGCCGCTCGCGCCCGCCAGACCGGCGGCGCCGCCGCCCGCGATGGAGGCGCGGCGGTCGGACACCTATTACCAGGTCAAAGCGACCATCTTCGGCGCCCTGATCGAAGCGATCGACCTTGCCCAGCTCGCCAAGCTCGACGGCGAGTCGGCGCGCGAGGAAATCCGCGATATCGTCAACGAGATCATCGCGATCAAGAACATCGTGATGTCGATCGCCGAGCAGGAAGAACTGCTCGACGACATCTGCAACGACGTGCTCGGCTACGGCCCGCTGGAGCCGCTGTTGTCGCGCGACGACATTGCCGACATCATGGTCAACGGCGCCGGCACGGTGTTCATCGAAGTCGGCGGCAAGATCCAGCGCACCGGCATCCGCTTCCGCGACAACCAGCAGCTCCTCAACATCTGCCAGCGCATCGTCAGCCAGGTCGGCCGGCGCGTCGACGAATCCTCGCCGATCTGCGACGCGCGGCTTGCCGACGGCTCGCGCGTCAACGCCATCGTGCCGCCGCTGGCGATCGACGGCCCCGCGCTCACGATCCGCAAATTCAAGAAGGACAAGCTGACCCTCGACCAGCTCGTCAAGTTCGGCGCGATCACGCCGGAGGGCGCGGAAATCCTGCAGATCATCGGCCGCTGCCGCTGCAACGTGCTGATCTCCGGCGGTACCGGCTCGGGCAAGACCACGCTGCTGAACTGCCTGACCCAATATATCGATGAGGACGAACGCGTCATCACCTGCGAAGACGCCGCCGAACTGCAGCTGCAGCAGCCGCATGTGGTGCGGCTGGAGACCCGTCCGCCCAACATCGAGGGCGAGGGCCAGGTCACCATGCGCGAACTGGTCCGCAACTGCCTGCGTATGCGCCCTGAACGCATCATCGTCGGCGAAGTCCGCGGACCGGAAGCCTTCGACCTGCTGCAGGCCATGAATACCGGTCACGACGGATCGATGGGGACGCTGCACGCCAACAATCCCCGCGAGGCGCTGTCACGCTGCGAATCCATGATCACGATGGGCGGCTTTTCGCTGCCGTCGCGAACCATCCGCGAGATGATCTGCGCCTCGATCGATGTTGTCGTCCAGGCCGCGCGCCTGCGCGACGGCTCCCGCCGCATCACCCACATCACCGAGGTGATGGGGATGGAAGGCGACACCATCATTACCCAGGACCTGTTCATCTACGATCTGGTCGGTGAGGATGCCAATGGCAACATCATCGGCAAGCATCGCTCGACCGGCATCGGACGGCCACGGTTCTGGGATCGCGCACGCTATTACGGCGAAGAGAAGCGGCTTGCCGCAGCACTCGACGCTGCCGAAGGGAAGTAA
- a CDS encoding type II secretion system F family protein, with protein MADFLITKLHDPHFMTMLLAAIAVSATAYTLIMPLFAGESLAKRMKAVASERERIKQRERERLNKSEKVSLRQTPKQLVSKVVEDFNLGKWLAQEAAREKLTMAGYRGQAPYITFLFFRLVTPIVFFLATVLYVFVITHLEKPMTIKIGICIGAAYFGLQAPMLFLKNAISKRQLSIKRAFPDALDLLLICIESGMSIETAFRKVSTEIVTQSIALSEEFTLTTAELSYLQDRKVAYENLAKRTGLEGVKSVCLALQQSERYGTPLGQSLRVMAQENRDMRMNEAEKKAAALPPKLTVPMILFFLPCLFIVILGPSYIKVTMLQ; from the coding sequence ATGGCTGATTTTCTGATCACAAAGCTCCACGACCCGCATTTCATGACCATGTTGCTCGCCGCCATCGCGGTAAGCGCGACCGCGTACACGCTGATCATGCCGCTGTTTGCCGGCGAAAGCCTGGCGAAGCGGATGAAGGCGGTCGCGAGCGAGCGCGAGCGTATCAAGCAGCGCGAGCGCGAGCGTCTCAACAAGTCCGAGAAGGTATCGTTGCGCCAGACGCCGAAGCAGCTCGTCTCCAAGGTGGTGGAGGACTTCAACCTCGGAAAATGGCTGGCCCAGGAGGCCGCGCGCGAAAAGCTCACCATGGCGGGCTACCGCGGACAGGCGCCTTACATCACTTTCCTGTTCTTCCGCCTGGTGACGCCGATCGTGTTTTTCCTGGCGACGGTGCTGTATGTGTTCGTGATTACGCATTTGGAAAAGCCGATGACGATCAAGATCGGCATCTGCATCGGCGCGGCCTATTTCGGACTGCAGGCACCGATGCTGTTCCTGAAGAACGCGATCTCGAAGCGTCAGCTTTCGATCAAGCGCGCGTTTCCCGACGCGCTCGATCTGCTTCTGATCTGCATCGAGTCCGGCATGTCGATCGAAACCGCCTTCCGTAAAGTCAGCACCGAGATCGTGACGCAGTCGATCGCGCTGTCGGAGGAATTCACGCTGACCACGGCCGAATTATCCTACTTGCAGGATCGCAAGGTGGCTTACGAGAATCTGGCGAAGCGCACCGGGCTCGAGGGCGTGAAATCGGTCTGTCTCGCTCTGCAACAGTCGGAGCGTTACGGAACGCCGCTCGGCCAGAGCCTGCGCGTGATGGCGCAGGAAAACCGCGACATGCGCATGAACGAGGCCGAGAAGAAAGCGGCCGCGCTGCCGCCGAAGCTCACCGTGCCGATGATCCTGTTCTTCCTGCCATGCCTGTTTATCGTCATTCTCGGGCCGAGCTACATCAAGGTCACGATGCTGCAGTGA